In one window of Methanoculleus thermophilus DNA:
- a CDS encoding PFL family protein encodes MVTFFEVNETNQMIEQEKLDVRTITLGISLLDCCDADLDTLNQNIYEKITRLARDLVSTGREIEIEYGIPIVNKRIAVTPIALVCGRACETQEDFVEVAKTLDRAARDTGVNFIGGYSAIVSKGMTPIDEALIRSIPAALASTERVCSSVNVGSTKTGINMDAVKLMGEIVRETAEATKEQNSIGCTKLVVFCNAPDDNPFMAGAFHGVSEADAVINVGVSGPGVIKHALESVRGENFEVLCETVKKTAFKVTRAGQLVALEASRRLGIPFGIVDLSLAPTPSVGDSVAGILEEMGLESAGAPGTTAALALLTDQVKKGGIMASSFVGGLSGAFIPVSEDQGMIDAVNRGALTLEKLEAMTCVCSVGLDMIAIPGDTPASTISGIIADEAAIGMINNKTTAVRLIPVIGKNVGDIVEFGGLLGRAPIQPVNRFGCADFINRGGRIPAPVHSFRN; translated from the coding sequence ATGGTCACGTTCTTTGAGGTGAACGAGACAAATCAGATGATCGAGCAGGAGAAGCTCGATGTCCGGACGATCACGCTCGGCATCAGCCTCCTCGACTGCTGCGACGCCGATCTCGACACCCTAAACCAGAATATATACGAAAAGATCACCCGGCTGGCAAGAGACCTCGTCTCGACCGGGAGGGAGATCGAGATCGAGTACGGGATCCCGATCGTGAACAAGCGGATCGCCGTGACCCCCATCGCACTGGTCTGCGGGCGGGCCTGCGAGACTCAGGAAGACTTTGTAGAGGTCGCAAAGACGCTCGATCGGGCTGCACGGGACACAGGGGTGAACTTCATAGGGGGTTACTCGGCGATCGTCTCGAAGGGCATGACCCCGATCGATGAAGCCCTCATCCGCTCGATCCCGGCAGCCCTCGCCTCGACCGAGAGGGTCTGCAGCTCGGTCAACGTCGGCTCGACAAAGACCGGGATCAACATGGACGCCGTGAAACTGATGGGGGAGATCGTGCGGGAGACGGCCGAGGCGACGAAGGAGCAGAACTCCATCGGCTGCACGAAACTGGTCGTCTTCTGCAACGCCCCCGACGACAACCCGTTCATGGCGGGAGCGTTTCACGGGGTCTCCGAGGCGGACGCGGTCATCAACGTCGGCGTGAGCGGCCCGGGGGTCATCAAGCACGCGCTCGAGAGCGTCCGGGGAGAAAACTTCGAGGTCCTCTGCGAGACTGTCAAGAAGACGGCCTTCAAGGTCACCCGCGCCGGGCAGCTCGTCGCCCTGGAGGCCTCGAGGCGGCTCGGGATCCCGTTCGGGATCGTCGACCTCTCCCTCGCTCCGACACCCTCCGTCGGGGACAGCGTCGCCGGGATCCTCGAGGAGATGGGGCTTGAATCGGCCGGTGCACCGGGGACGACGGCCGCGCTTGCCCTCCTGACCGACCAGGTGAAGAAGGGCGGGATCATGGCAAGTTCCTTTGTCGGCGGACTCTCGGGTGCGTTCATCCCGGTCAGCGAGGACCAGGGGATGATCGATGCGGTGAACCGAGGCGCCCTCACGCTCGAGAAACTCGAGGCGATGACCTGCGTATGCTCGGTCGGCCTCGATATGATCGCGATCCCGGGCGACACACCTGCCTCGACGATATCCGGGATCATCGCGGACGAGGCCGCGATCGGGATGATCAACAATAAAACCACTGCTGTCAGGCTGATCCCGGTGATCGGGAAGAATGTCGGCGATATCGTCGAGTTCGGGGGGCTTCTCGGCCGCGCACCGATCCAGCCGGTGAACAGGTTCGGCTGCGCCGACTTCATCAACCGCGGCGGACGGATCCCCGCACCGG
- a CDS encoding ACT domain-containing protein codes for MSKTIITVVGKDAIGIIAKVCTYLADNQVNVEDISQTIVQGYFNMMMIVDTSRSSKPYAEMVTELEELGDAIGVKIRCQREEIFTKMHRI; via the coding sequence ATGAGTAAGACTATCATTACTGTCGTCGGAAAGGACGCCATCGGGATCATCGCGAAGGTCTGCACCTACCTCGCCGATAACCAGGTCAATGTCGAAGATATTTCGCAGACGATCGTCCAGGGCTACTTCAATATGATGATGATCGTCGATACAAGCAGGTCGTCAAAACCGTACGCCGAGATGGTGACCGAACTCGAAGAACTCGGCGATGCGATCGGGGTCAAGATCCGGTGCCAGCGGGAAGAGATCTTTACGAAAATGCACCGAATCTGA